One window from the genome of Lachancea thermotolerans CBS 6340 chromosome B complete sequence encodes:
- the RTT102 gene encoding Rtt102p (weakly similar to uniprot|P53330 Saccharomyces cerevisiae YGR275W RTT102 Regulator of Ty1 Transposition regulator of Ty1 transposition) — translation MEASALISRANNASTHTFSNSNPKYWKFDWYTPVKPKQAQSNEKSSGENDSEEKFSFKYKTWLPSEKPAWKQLEAEVEEIIDLEQYDRTKQPKTLQPGSAPVVNGQAAADGLTADDIRGAVGGQETMIGFSASDATTKNDTKPAQANHEGPDGRVDPTASLDANGEQKPESEKKDADGDLDLQ, via the coding sequence ATGGAGGCTAGTGCGCTGATATCGAGGGCAAACAATGCAAGCACACACACATTCTCCAACAGCAATCCAAAATATTGGAAATTTGATTGGTATACACCAGTAAAGCCTAAACAAGCCCAGAGTAATGAAAAGTCCAGCGGAGAGAATGATTCCGAAGAGAAGTTTAGTTTCAAGTACAAGACTTGGCTTCCAAGCGAAAAACCGGCGTGGAAACAGCTTGAGGccgaagttgaagaaatcatAGACCTTGAGCAGTACGACAGAACTAAACAGCCCAAGACTCTCCAGCCAGGGAGCGCTCCAGTGGTTAATGGACAGGCAGCTGCTGACGGGCTGACTGCAGATGACATTAGGGGTGCGGTTGGAGGCCAAGAGACAATGATAGGCTTCTCGGCGTCGGATGCAACAACAAAGAACGACACTAAACCTGCTCAAGCCAATCACGAAGGCCCTGATGGAAGAGTAGACCCCACTGCAAGCCTTGATGCGAACGGCGAGCAGAAGCCTGAGTCTGAAAAAAAGGATGCAGACGGTGATTTAGACTTACAGTAG